From Gimesia panareensis, the proteins below share one genomic window:
- a CDS encoding TIR domain-containing protein encodes MSSDNHRRQIESLNRELGQLHQKLARERKNESDKVSRIGSIERSINQNTSSGILQSKLRDIDRLNRDIERSKKQQADLTKKIADKESKKHTQEKNLLREQKREQDRLFRQQEKELAGYRSQLSKVLSESEQGSLTLTNQQNNKTHDVFISHASEDKESFVHLLAESLTAKGIDVWYDETVLTVGDSLRRSIDKGLASSRYGIVVLSTSFFSKNWPQYELDGLVTRETSSGNKVILPIWHKVSKDEVASYSPTLADKVALNTGILSLDEIVRQLVEVIQPVPTTSKEDAGSE; translated from the coding sequence ATGTCTTCAGATAACCATCGACGCCAGATTGAATCTCTAAATCGCGAACTCGGGCAACTCCATCAAAAGCTCGCTCGGGAACGGAAAAATGAGTCCGATAAAGTCTCCCGAATTGGCTCTATTGAACGAAGTATTAACCAAAACACCTCATCAGGGATTTTACAGTCAAAGCTCCGAGATATTGATCGACTCAATCGTGATATAGAACGATCAAAAAAACAACAAGCGGATCTCACTAAAAAGATTGCAGATAAGGAGTCAAAGAAGCACACACAAGAGAAGAATCTGCTAAGAGAACAAAAACGTGAGCAAGATAGACTCTTCAGGCAACAGGAGAAAGAGCTAGCAGGGTACCGTTCTCAACTATCCAAAGTTTTGTCCGAATCAGAGCAAGGCTCCCTTACGCTAACTAATCAACAGAATAATAAAACACATGACGTTTTCATCTCTCATGCCAGCGAAGACAAAGAGTCATTCGTCCATCTTTTAGCTGAATCTCTCACTGCTAAAGGTATAGATGTATGGTACGACGAAACTGTCCTTACTGTAGGAGACAGTTTGAGGAGATCAATAGATAAAGGACTCGCTTCCAGTCGCTACGGAATTGTTGTCCTGTCAACCTCTTTTTTTTCGAAGAACTGGCCACAGTACGAACTCGATGGGTTGGTGACTCGAGAAACTTCCAGTGGTAATAAGGTCATCCTGCCTATCTGGCACAAAGTTTCGAAAGACGAGGTAGCCAGCTACAGCCCAACACTCGCCGACAAGGTAGCATTGAATACCGGAATTCTTAGCCTCGATGAGATTGTTCGTCAACTCGTCGAGGTAATTCAACCAGTGCCCACAACATCAAAGGAGGATGCTGGTAGTGAATAA
- a CDS encoding restriction endonuclease subunit S yields MNNSNSNNTIKSSTFLRLSDLVEVNPTIDVSRLSKKDRVSFIPMADVSDGGHWVGSQTRSLSEVITGYTAFQENDVLFAKITPCTENGKGCHARGLSNGIGFGSTEFHVLRAMDGVDSRLIYHLSISPDVRAKATSLMGGSAGQQRVPSDFVRAIKISCKATELQELLVPMLDSVEEAIETTRAVIDQTRRLKTALLQDLLTNGLPGQHKNFKKHKYLHKMPAAWETKSIGDVCVIELGKMLSKVVKTGRHYRPYLGNASVLWGRIDLTDLEEMDIRDDELERYSLQPGDILICEGGEVGRTAIWEGQLKLCCYQKALHRLRPLQPNTLVPDFMRFFMEHAVRNNLLVRFTGESSIAHLTRETLINVPMVLPPLAEQEHIVAAIKSVEMKTKSNEKFQDQLVQVKSALSQGLLTGRIFLKGGSCE; encoded by the coding sequence GTGAATAATAGCAATTCGAACAACACGATAAAAAGTTCCACATTCTTACGATTGTCTGACCTGGTGGAAGTCAACCCGACCATAGATGTTTCAAGGCTTTCCAAGAAAGATCGAGTCTCTTTCATCCCCATGGCTGATGTCTCTGATGGCGGACATTGGGTAGGCAGCCAAACCCGTTCTCTTTCTGAAGTCATCACAGGTTACACAGCATTTCAGGAGAATGACGTCCTTTTCGCTAAGATTACTCCGTGTACAGAAAACGGTAAAGGATGCCACGCCAGGGGACTCAGCAATGGTATTGGTTTTGGAAGCACGGAGTTTCATGTACTTCGAGCAATGGATGGAGTTGATTCTCGACTTATCTATCACCTCTCTATTTCTCCAGATGTCCGGGCAAAAGCTACATCTCTTATGGGAGGTTCAGCTGGACAACAAAGAGTCCCTAGTGACTTTGTGCGGGCTATAAAAATTTCCTGTAAAGCAACAGAACTTCAAGAATTACTGGTACCGATGCTTGATTCTGTAGAAGAGGCGATTGAGACGACACGAGCGGTAATAGATCAGACCCGCAGACTCAAAACGGCCCTGCTGCAAGACCTCCTCACCAACGGCCTCCCCGGTCAACATAAGAATTTCAAGAAGCACAAGTATCTTCATAAGATGCCTGCCGCATGGGAAACAAAATCAATAGGTGACGTCTGTGTAATCGAATTGGGCAAGATGCTGTCTAAAGTAGTTAAGACTGGGAGACATTATCGTCCTTACCTTGGCAACGCTTCGGTCTTGTGGGGTCGCATTGATTTGACTGACCTAGAGGAAATGGATATCCGCGATGACGAACTAGAGCGATATTCCTTGCAGCCGGGCGACATTCTCATCTGCGAAGGAGGGGAAGTAGGTCGTACTGCTATCTGGGAAGGACAGCTTAAACTTTGCTGTTACCAAAAGGCACTCCACCGTCTTAGACCTCTTCAGCCGAACACACTTGTTCCTGACTTCATGCGTTTCTTCATGGAACACGCCGTGCGAAACAACCTCCTAGTGCGATTCACAGGAGAATCATCGATCGCACACCTCACACGTGAAACTTTGATCAACGTTCCTATGGTGCTGCCACCTTTAGCAGAACAGGAGCATATCGTCGCTGCTATAAAATCTGTTGAAATGAAAACGAAGAGCAATGAAAAATTTCAAGACCAACTTGTACAGGTAAAGTCTGCCCTCAGCCAAGGCCTCTTAACAGGCCGCATTTTTCTCAAAGGAGGTTCTTGTGAATGA
- a CDS encoding type I restriction-modification system subunit M produces the protein MSAPKIITREELDRLLWGAADILRGTTDAADFKNHILSLLFLKRLNDVFLERRQEIIDEYVKSGKPEDQATEFAEDPDEYGRGSYYIPLKARWAELMKIPENRAEEIDIALQAVEDENGDIFNGILTSVRFNDERRFGGNAKDLDAFMQRLLTHFANIPLGNHNLIDPDILGESYEYLIDRFADGAGKKGGEYRTPPMVVRTIVELLRPQEGMRIHDPTCGTGGMLIGCGRYVEDHGGNPKNITLTGQEKNYSTWAIAKFNMLLHNFPDGKVELGDTIVSPKFEEGGALQSFDRIIANPPFSLREWHGVEADQDTGKVDSKKVKERWQNDSFRRFHRGIPPTTKGDTAFLQHMIEVCNDRGMVGVVLPHGVLFRGGAEAAVRKALLQEDLFEAVIGLPEKLFYGTGIPASILILNKNKPTEREKHVLFIDASAEGFYHEGKNRNSLRWEDILRIVSVFNAWAKPDRLPEAVEQLSQSWIDGYEQHRNIQLERSPNNELRELVNNRFDNELVKVQEAQKVVKEWFQADHPGGRTSLEKFANVVPLAEIEQENDFNLNISRYVDTSDPPPQLDVKAELKKLRKLEEKRDTAEQQMNQLLAELGYEE, from the coding sequence ATGTCAGCACCAAAAATTATTACCCGAGAAGAACTCGACCGACTCCTGTGGGGGGCGGCAGACATTCTGCGTGGGACCACTGATGCCGCCGATTTCAAGAACCACATCCTGAGTCTGCTCTTCCTGAAACGCCTCAACGATGTATTCCTGGAACGCCGACAGGAAATCATTGATGAATACGTCAAATCAGGAAAGCCAGAAGACCAGGCAACTGAGTTCGCGGAAGACCCGGATGAATACGGTCGGGGAAGTTACTACATTCCCCTGAAGGCTCGGTGGGCTGAACTGATGAAGATTCCAGAAAACCGGGCCGAAGAGATCGATATCGCCCTACAGGCCGTAGAAGATGAGAATGGTGATATTTTCAATGGCATCCTCACAAGCGTCAGATTCAACGATGAACGTCGATTTGGTGGCAACGCCAAGGATCTAGATGCCTTCATGCAGCGGCTGTTGACACACTTTGCCAATATCCCCTTGGGCAATCACAATCTGATCGATCCTGATATTCTGGGAGAGAGCTACGAGTACCTGATTGACCGATTCGCAGACGGGGCTGGGAAAAAAGGAGGAGAATATCGCACCCCCCCGATGGTGGTCCGGACGATTGTTGAACTACTCAGACCTCAGGAGGGAATGCGTATCCATGACCCCACCTGTGGAACCGGAGGGATGCTCATCGGATGCGGTCGATACGTGGAAGATCATGGAGGTAATCCGAAGAACATCACTCTCACCGGGCAGGAGAAAAACTATAGCACTTGGGCGATCGCTAAGTTTAATATGCTGCTCCACAACTTTCCGGACGGAAAGGTTGAACTTGGGGACACGATTGTCAGCCCTAAGTTCGAAGAAGGAGGAGCCTTGCAATCCTTCGACCGGATCATCGCCAACCCTCCGTTCAGCTTGAGAGAATGGCACGGCGTTGAGGCTGATCAGGACACCGGAAAAGTTGATAGCAAGAAGGTTAAAGAACGCTGGCAAAATGATAGTTTTCGACGCTTCCACCGGGGTATTCCACCGACAACCAAAGGGGATACCGCTTTTCTGCAACATATGATCGAAGTCTGTAACGACCGGGGAATGGTAGGCGTAGTGTTGCCGCACGGGGTCCTCTTCCGGGGTGGGGCTGAAGCAGCCGTTCGGAAAGCTCTGTTGCAGGAAGACCTGTTCGAGGCGGTCATCGGACTTCCGGAAAAACTGTTCTATGGTACTGGTATCCCTGCCTCTATTTTAATTCTGAACAAGAATAAACCCACTGAACGGGAGAAGCATGTTCTCTTTATCGATGCTTCGGCAGAAGGATTCTACCATGAGGGAAAAAACAGGAACTCACTCCGCTGGGAAGACATCCTGCGGATTGTCAGTGTCTTCAATGCCTGGGCGAAACCGGACCGGCTTCCCGAAGCGGTAGAGCAACTGTCCCAAAGCTGGATCGACGGATACGAACAGCATCGGAACATCCAACTGGAGCGGTCACCGAACAACGAACTCCGTGAACTGGTCAACAATCGTTTTGACAACGAATTGGTTAAGGTACAGGAAGCCCAGAAAGTGGTTAAGGAATGGTTCCAGGCTGATCACCCAGGAGGACGGACGAGCTTGGAAAAATTCGCCAATGTCGTCCCTCTGGCTGAAATTGAACAGGAAAATGACTTCAATTTGAACATCAGTCGCTACGTCGACACTTCGGATCCACCACCGCAGCTGGACGTAAAGGCTGAACTGAAAAAGCTCCGGAAACTCGAAGAGAAACGAGACACTGCCGAACAGCAAATGAATCAGCTTCTCGCTGAGCTCGGATATGAAGAATAA
- a CDS encoding restriction endonuclease subunit S: protein MSVRTEKIGNVAKVFAGMPTKSSDREEIGCWGNVLTVRSLTGTGIDLTQLEEHGVAGQSIDQYKLHPNDVILSARSTSLKTAIIPQELGDRLINSTLIGVRCLSELHPRLLIAWLEGPEGQAALEAVSQSGTHQMNITVAGLSKIEVPVPPLETQQKMVHLLEAADEAYTSAILAAGDRRRIAREVVFNSMKETK from the coding sequence ATGTCGGTACGCACTGAGAAAATCGGTAATGTCGCAAAAGTCTTTGCGGGAATGCCTACGAAGAGTTCAGATCGTGAAGAGATCGGATGCTGGGGAAATGTACTCACCGTCCGGTCTCTTACCGGCACTGGAATTGATTTGACACAGTTGGAGGAACACGGAGTTGCCGGTCAGTCTATTGATCAGTATAAACTCCACCCCAATGATGTCATACTTTCTGCCCGCAGCACCAGTCTTAAGACGGCGATCATCCCCCAAGAGCTCGGTGATCGACTAATCAACTCAACACTTATAGGTGTACGCTGCCTTTCCGAATTACATCCCCGGCTTCTAATTGCTTGGCTGGAAGGACCTGAGGGGCAAGCAGCCCTGGAAGCAGTTTCTCAATCAGGAACGCATCAGATGAATATCACAGTTGCTGGTTTGAGCAAAATCGAAGTTCCTGTTCCTCCCCTGGAAACACAACAAAAGATGGTACATTTACTTGAAGCGGCAGATGAGGCTTACACGTCTGCGATCCTTGCTGCAGGAGATCGTCGTCGTATTGCCAGGGAAGTCGTTTTCAACAGCATGAAAGAAACTAAATAA